One region of Parerythrobacter jejuensis genomic DNA includes:
- a CDS encoding GntP family permease, translated as MIGMIGLVAGLALLIWLALRDVNIIFASVVCALVVIVTNGLPFAESLTQSFTIGELGAFTFAGRFFLLFAAGAVFGKIMGDSHAATSIAMALVHKLGAHRTLWITVLACAVLTYGGVVVFVVIFAMYPLGLRLLKEANIPKRLFCGAAALGAGTFTLTALPGTPSIHNVIPTLTLGTDLFAAPLLGLFGGFLMFALGMAYLERERIKAQAAGEGFEPGPRDVIPDFSEIEKDVPHWALAIFPLMLVIATILAPRLAQMAGVGEGSALIEFATSQPVLWPSIALILASLVAIALFPAVRKAPLQTMGLGTQDAIMPLMATSAVIGFGGVVAQTSGFAAFTDLVVGSPLPPELSMFAAASTVSGITGSSSGGLQIFMATLAEPYLALGISPEELHRLVAMAAGGFDSLPHCGAVIAMLTITQLTHKQAYKEVGVVTVVVPVVATLATIALAMVT; from the coding sequence ATGATTGGAATGATCGGCCTTGTAGCCGGGTTGGCGTTGCTGATCTGGCTGGCATTGCGCGATGTGAATATCATTTTCGCATCGGTCGTGTGCGCGCTGGTGGTGATCGTCACCAACGGCCTGCCCTTCGCCGAAAGCCTGACGCAAAGCTTCACCATCGGGGAATTGGGTGCCTTCACCTTTGCCGGGCGGTTCTTCCTGCTGTTCGCTGCGGGCGCGGTTTTTGGCAAGATCATGGGCGATAGCCATGCAGCGACCAGCATTGCCATGGCGCTGGTGCACAAGCTTGGCGCGCACAGGACATTGTGGATCACAGTGTTGGCCTGTGCTGTTCTGACGTACGGTGGTGTCGTCGTCTTTGTCGTTATCTTCGCGATGTATCCGCTCGGGCTAAGGCTCCTGAAAGAGGCGAATATTCCCAAACGCCTGTTCTGCGGAGCAGCTGCCCTGGGCGCAGGTACTTTCACTCTTACAGCGCTGCCCGGCACGCCATCGATCCATAATGTCATACCTACACTTACGCTGGGGACAGACCTGTTCGCCGCCCCGCTGCTGGGCCTGTTTGGTGGATTCCTGATGTTCGCTTTGGGGATGGCCTATCTCGAGCGGGAGCGGATCAAGGCGCAAGCTGCAGGGGAGGGCTTCGAGCCGGGCCCACGCGATGTGATCCCGGACTTCTCCGAAATCGAGAAAGACGTGCCGCATTGGGCGCTCGCGATCTTTCCGCTGATGCTGGTAATTGCCACGATCCTTGCGCCGCGTCTGGCGCAAATGGCGGGCGTGGGTGAAGGCTCGGCCCTGATTGAATTCGCCACGTCCCAACCAGTGCTGTGGCCCTCGATTGCGCTGATCCTGGCGAGCCTGGTGGCGATTGCGCTGTTCCCGGCAGTGCGCAAGGCTCCGCTCCAGACCATGGGGCTCGGCACGCAAGATGCGATCATGCCGCTGATGGCGACCAGCGCGGTTATCGGTTTCGGGGGTGTGGTGGCGCAGACCAGCGGCTTCGCAGCCTTTACCGATCTGGTAGTGGGCTCGCCCTTGCCGCCCGAATTGTCCATGTTCGCAGCCGCCAGCACGGTTTCCGGTATCACTGGCTCTTCATCGGGCGGTCTGCAGATTTTCATGGCCACATTGGCCGAACCGTATCTCGCACTCGGCATCTCGCCGGAAGAATTGCACCGGCTGGTGGCGATGGCGGCGGGCGGATTCGACTCGCTGCCACATTGCGGCGCGGTGATTGCCATGCTCACCATCACGCAGCTTACGCACAAGCAGGCCTACAAGGAGGTCGGCGTGGTGACAGTGGTGGTGCCGGTAGTCGCGACGCTGGCCACGATTGCGCTGGCCATGGTGACCTGA
- a CDS encoding GGDEF domain-containing protein yields the protein MTGPVPPPQPSELEQAVDTAVAGKLRFADWPEALKAEYQVHRGRIAQSELRFLQIVGLIVAVVSIAFDAIALPDQLLRGAILRLVLVVPIGLAAILFWDRLSVQQMKLATATTLILFAGIVAHLACHAEPVTAARYLMSTTFLLGAAILILPFRRRELVAFTVVYIAVMTLMSQWPHTHPPQGVLEQTLLSVLCAAGAYVVASRHIDLKTTNYLYSLRDRLTHRALEQNIRVLRELSDSDALTGLANRRSFSSVFASSFADPAQQGAGDVTVMMIDLDHFKRFNDDHGHQAGDRALRQVARCLEECFRGVDGLVARFGGEEFIGAFRSGSVAEAEKFGEMLRCRIAALDINVRSDTSETITTSIGLASTGAGASVDLAELTARADRALYSAKKAGRNRVVVSERIELRVDRIAS from the coding sequence ATGACAGGGCCAGTACCCCCTCCCCAGCCGTCCGAGCTGGAGCAAGCGGTCGATACGGCCGTGGCCGGGAAGTTGCGCTTTGCCGACTGGCCCGAGGCGCTGAAAGCCGAATACCAGGTCCATCGTGGCCGCATCGCCCAAAGCGAGTTGCGGTTCCTGCAAATCGTCGGGCTGATCGTGGCGGTCGTATCGATCGCGTTCGATGCGATTGCCCTGCCCGACCAGCTGCTGCGCGGTGCGATCCTGCGGCTTGTGCTGGTCGTGCCGATCGGGCTCGCCGCGATCCTGTTCTGGGACCGGTTGAGCGTGCAGCAAATGAAGCTCGCCACCGCGACAACGTTGATCCTGTTCGCCGGGATCGTGGCGCATCTTGCCTGCCACGCCGAACCGGTAACGGCGGCGCGCTATCTGATGTCGACCACATTCCTGCTGGGTGCTGCCATCCTGATCCTGCCCTTCCGCCGCCGCGAACTGGTCGCCTTTACGGTCGTATATATCGCGGTGATGACCCTGATGAGCCAGTGGCCCCACACCCATCCGCCCCAGGGCGTGCTGGAACAAACGCTGCTTTCCGTCCTCTGTGCGGCAGGTGCCTATGTGGTTGCCTCGCGCCATATCGACCTCAAGACGACCAACTATCTCTACAGCCTGCGCGACCGGCTGACCCATCGCGCGCTGGAACAGAATATCCGCGTCTTACGCGAATTGTCGGACAGTGACGCGCTGACCGGGCTCGCCAATCGCCGGTCTTTCAGCAGCGTATTCGCCAGTTCCTTCGCCGATCCGGCGCAGCAGGGTGCAGGCGATGTCACGGTGATGATGATCGATCTCGACCACTTCAAAAGGTTCAATGACGATCACGGCCACCAGGCCGGTGACCGTGCGCTGCGCCAGGTCGCACGCTGCCTGGAAGAATGCTTCCGCGGTGTCGACGGGCTGGTTGCACGCTTTGGCGGCGAGGAATTCATCGGCGCCTTCCGCAGTGGCTCGGTCGCGGAGGCGGAAAAATTCGGCGAGATGCTGCGCTGCAGGATCGCCGCGCTCGACATCAATGTGCGCAGCGATACGAGCGAGACGATCACCACCAGCATCGGCCTGGCATCAACCGGGGCCGGCGCCTCCGTGGATCTGGCTGAATTGACCGCCCGGGCCGACCGCGCCCTTTACAGCGCCAAAAAAGCCGGCCGGAACCGCGTGGTTGTGTCGGAACGGATCGAGCTGCGGGTGGACCGTATCGCCAGCTAG
- a CDS encoding ribonucleotide-diphosphate reductase subunit beta, whose protein sequence is MSLLEARKTYKPFEYPWAYDFWKRQQQIHWMPEEVPLGEDCRDWAQKISEHERNLLTQIFRFFTQADVEVQDCYHDKYGRVFKPTEIKMMLTAFSNMETVHIAAYSHLLDTIGMPESEYSAFLEYEEMKDKHDFLQMFGVDTDEDIARTLAAFGGFTEGMQLFASFAMLMNFPRFNKMKGMGQIVSWSVRDESLHCEGIIKLFHEFVRERDCYTKAVKEDIIDLCQKSVRLEDNFIDLAFEMGPVSGMTPKEIKKYIRYIADWRLGQLGLQPIYMIDEHPLPWLAPLLNGVEHANFFEQRATEYSKGATKGNWQDVWSTFDKRSGAGKAANEEEAVDDGPDMFGDEAGSVAAE, encoded by the coding sequence ATGTCGTTGCTCGAAGCCCGGAAGACCTACAAGCCCTTTGAATACCCATGGGCCTACGACTTCTGGAAACGCCAGCAGCAGATCCACTGGATGCCCGAGGAAGTGCCCTTGGGCGAAGACTGCCGCGACTGGGCCCAGAAGATCTCCGAGCATGAGCGTAACCTGCTCACCCAGATCTTCCGCTTCTTCACCCAGGCCGATGTCGAAGTGCAGGATTGTTACCACGACAAATACGGCCGTGTGTTCAAGCCGACCGAGATCAAGATGATGCTGACCGCCTTCTCCAATATGGAGACGGTGCACATCGCGGCCTACAGCCACCTGCTCGATACGATCGGCATGCCCGAAAGCGAATATTCCGCCTTCCTCGAATATGAGGAAATGAAGGACAAGCACGATTTCCTCCAGATGTTCGGCGTGGACACCGATGAAGATATCGCGCGCACGCTGGCGGCATTCGGCGGCTTCACCGAAGGCATGCAGCTGTTCGCCAGCTTCGCCATGCTGATGAACTTCCCGCGCTTCAACAAGATGAAGGGCATGGGCCAGATCGTCAGCTGGAGTGTGCGCGACGAAAGCCTGCATTGCGAAGGCATCATCAAGCTGTTCCACGAATTCGTACGCGAACGCGATTGCTACACCAAGGCAGTGAAGGAAGACATTATCGACCTGTGCCAGAAATCGGTGCGGCTGGAGGACAACTTCATCGACCTCGCCTTCGAAATGGGCCCGGTTTCCGGGATGACGCCGAAGGAAATCAAGAAATACATCCGCTACATCGCCGACTGGCGCCTGGGCCAGCTGGGCCTGCAGCCGATCTACATGATCGACGAACACCCGCTGCCCTGGCTCGCCCCGCTGCTCAACGGTGTGGAGCACGCCAACTTCTTCGAACAGCGCGCCACCGAATATTCCAAGGGCGCGACCAAGGGCAACTGGCAGGACGTGTGGAGCACCTTCGACAAACGCTCCGGCGCCGGCAAAGCCGCGAACGAGGAAGAGGCGGTGGACGACGGGCCGGATATGTTCGGTGACGAAGCCGGGAGTGTGGCGGCGGAGTGA
- a CDS encoding iron ABC transporter permease: protein MSRELAIKDEELAWREYESVQAGIGRYDEILFKIRSWWIAVDAALIIAYLGADQALMNQPNATGAEERISPGSPDLLFSAQGFLDEIAFLAIAIVGFCFWSLDALNKSLQHVLINLSTDLERLIVYSHPYLGPTRSHRFRRKERRHIRDMLRHMSDQSIAPFYLFPILASGALIGVKAWLESGMKISVLALAVVFSLACTWAIYRLIYPRGGRSLQFIVVAGLALSSVIYAVLSLLPVEFLDSLPTMTAALVEVGSFLLNLVLPSIVLGAVWAVWHFSKALADPLSRASWFFSSREFRKALWRENLRESLEEYFDAADFKLIESPVFVTGYKIEFRGPDWALFIDYRKTRPLTAYQEIRGAVLKKMGYHPLWVIIDSTDVEFGDDPPEHISSLREFLQKNLQGNRHKLPTGRLAMLDGQRYWRRLFDPQYSKV, encoded by the coding sequence ATGTCGCGTGAACTTGCAATCAAAGACGAAGAATTGGCTTGGCGCGAATACGAGAGCGTGCAGGCAGGCATTGGCCGATACGATGAAATCCTTTTCAAAATCCGATCTTGGTGGATCGCCGTCGATGCGGCACTGATCATCGCCTATTTGGGGGCGGATCAGGCTTTGATGAACCAACCGAATGCGACCGGCGCCGAGGAACGTATTTCGCCAGGCTCGCCAGACCTATTGTTTTCAGCCCAAGGGTTCCTGGATGAGATTGCGTTCTTGGCTATCGCCATCGTCGGCTTTTGTTTCTGGTCATTGGACGCATTGAACAAGTCACTGCAGCACGTGCTCATAAATCTTTCAACTGATCTTGAGAGGCTAATTGTCTATTCGCATCCCTATCTCGGCCCTACCAGATCTCACCGCTTCCGGCGGAAGGAGCGGCGCCACATTCGCGACATGCTCCGCCATATGTCAGACCAGTCAATTGCGCCGTTTTATCTCTTCCCGATCTTGGCATCCGGTGCCCTAATTGGTGTGAAGGCGTGGCTCGAGAGTGGCATGAAAATTTCCGTTCTTGCTCTGGCGGTAGTATTCTCGCTTGCCTGCACGTGGGCAATCTACAGATTGATCTACCCAAGAGGAGGGCGCAGTCTCCAATTCATTGTTGTGGCAGGCTTGGCGCTGAGTAGCGTGATCTATGCAGTTCTCTCACTCTTGCCGGTCGAGTTTCTCGATAGCCTTCCGACGATGACAGCAGCTCTGGTGGAGGTTGGCAGCTTCCTCCTGAACCTTGTTTTGCCATCAATCGTATTAGGCGCGGTATGGGCAGTTTGGCATTTCTCTAAAGCGCTGGCTGATCCACTTTCCCGAGCATCCTGGTTCTTTTCGAGCAGGGAATTCAGAAAAGCACTCTGGCGCGAGAATCTTCGTGAATCTCTCGAAGAGTATTTCGATGCAGCTGATTTCAAACTGATCGAAAGCCCAGTATTTGTGACAGGCTACAAAATTGAGTTCCGGGGCCCGGATTGGGCACTCTTCATAGACTACCGAAAGACACGCCCTTTGACTGCTTACCAGGAAATCCGAGGCGCAGTCCTTAAGAAGATGGGCTATCATCCTCTCTGGGTGATTATCGACTCGACGGATGTAGAGTTTGGTGATGATCCACCCGAACACATTTCCAGCCTCCGAGAGTTCCTGCAGAAGAATCTACAAGGGAACCGGCACAAGCTACCCACTGGCCGCTTGGCGATGCTCGACGGTCAGAGGTATTGGCGAAGACTATTCGATCCTCAATACAGCAAGGTATAG
- a CDS encoding thermonuclease family protein, with product MGKVTPFRQRARWTRPADDGVRAPATRINWFPILLVALPLAAFTAVFLLGGPPSSLAVPAARVAPDREVATFPICGRGPRITCVVDGDTIWYRGDKIRIADIDTPEVSKPGCAREARLGSKATRRLQAMLNADAFTLAPNPDGRDRDKYGRLLRVVTRDGASVGDRLVSEGLAERWGGPTVAWCERKDRD from the coding sequence ATGGGAAAGGTCACCCCCTTCCGGCAACGGGCCAGGTGGACGCGCCCCGCCGACGACGGCGTGCGCGCACCTGCCACGCGCATCAATTGGTTTCCGATCCTGCTGGTCGCGCTGCCATTGGCTGCCTTCACCGCAGTGTTCCTATTAGGCGGCCCGCCAAGCAGTTTGGCCGTGCCCGCTGCCCGCGTGGCACCGGATCGCGAAGTGGCAACTTTCCCGATTTGCGGCAGAGGCCCACGCATCACCTGCGTCGTCGATGGCGACACCATCTGGTATCGCGGCGACAAAATCCGCATCGCCGATATCGACACGCCAGAAGTGAGCAAACCCGGCTGCGCCCGCGAAGCGCGCTTGGGCAGCAAGGCAACGCGTCGCCTGCAAGCCATGCTCAATGCCGATGCCTTCACCCTAGCCCCCAACCCCGACGGCCGCGACCGCGACAAATACGGCCGCCTGCTCCGTGTGGTCACACGCGACGGGGCGAGCGTGGGCGACAGGCTTGTGAGCGAAGGTTTGGCAGAGCGTTGGGGTGGACCGACGGTGGCTTGGTGCGAGCGAAAGGATCGGGATTGA
- a CDS encoding DUF4440 domain-containing protein: MLTALALMLAQPADEAPPPPPASPPSMPVGEALETAIAARDAQLFEAAFEGCDPDAVGTIIGPDFTMLHDLGGLAVPSSEAFVASLQEQCDARLPGGRNAGYKNRREVVPGSRIVRRLGDWGALEEANHIFFEWRAGKAEDGAPSSGHWELVGGARYMHAWKWEPGADGGQGAFKLERSYSYDHGAVRSAGAPG; the protein is encoded by the coding sequence ATGTTGACCGCTCTTGCCCTGATGCTCGCCCAACCTGCGGACGAAGCGCCCCCGCCGCCCCCGGCCTCACCACCTTCCATGCCCGTGGGGGAGGCGCTGGAAACGGCGATCGCAGCACGCGATGCGCAACTGTTCGAAGCCGCCTTCGAAGGGTGCGATCCGGACGCTGTCGGCACGATCATCGGGCCGGATTTCACCATGCTGCACGATCTGGGCGGGTTGGCTGTCCCATCGAGCGAAGCCTTCGTGGCGAGCCTGCAGGAGCAATGCGATGCGCGCCTGCCGGGTGGGCGCAACGCAGGCTACAAGAACCGGCGCGAGGTCGTGCCGGGATCGCGCATTGTCCGCCGATTGGGCGATTGGGGGGCGCTGGAAGAGGCCAACCACATCTTCTTCGAATGGCGCGCGGGCAAGGCGGAAGACGGCGCGCCCTCATCAGGCCATTGGGAGCTGGTCGGCGGCGCGCGCTATATGCATGCGTGGAAGTGGGAGCCTGGAGCCGATGGCGGCCAGGGCGCATTCAAGCTCGAACGCAGCTATTCCTACGATCACGGTGCCGTGCGGAGCGCAGGCGCGCCGGGCTAG